GGAGAGATGTTCAGCCTGGGAGGCTTCTCAAAGGGAAGCGACTACGAGAACAAGACGTGGGATGTTCTCATCATAGGAGCCGGACCCGCAGGGTTCACGGCGGCAATATACGTTGCCCGTTACGGCCTTGAGACACTCATCATAAGCAAGGACCTGGGAGGGAACATGGCACTGACGGACCTTATAGAGAACTATCCCGGATTTCCAGACGGCATAAGCGGCTCTGAACTTACCAACAGGATGCACGAGCACGTCAAGAAGCTTGGAGTTGACGTTGTTTTCGACGAGGTTGAGAGAGTTGATCCAGCAGAGTGTGCCTACTACGAGGGACCGTGCAAGTTCACGGTGAAGACGGCAAACGGAAAGGAGTACAGGGGAAGGACAATAATCATAACCGTCGGCGCGGCACCGAGGAAGCTCCACGTACCGGGCGAGGAGGAGTTCACCGGAAGGGGCGTCAGTTACTGCGCAACCTGTGACGGCCCGCTTTTCAAGGGCAAGAGGGTCATAGTAGTCGGCGGAGGAAACACCGCCGTACAGGAAGCCCTTTACCTCAAGAGCATAGGCGTTGACGTTACCCTCGTCCATAGGCGCGACCAGTTCAGGGCGGACAAGATACTCCAGGACCGCTTTGCCGAGAGCGGCATTCCGACGATACTCAACACAGTCGTGATGGAGATTAAGGGGAACGGCAAGGTCGAGGCCGTTAAGCTCAAAAACCGCGTAACCGGCGAGGAGACTGAGATGGCCGTAGAGGGTGTCTTCATCTTCATAGGCTACGAGCCGAAGACCGACTTCGTCAAGCACCTCGGCATAACCGACGAGTACGGCTACATCCCGGTCGATATGTACATGCGCACCAAAGTTCCAGGAATCTTTGCAGCGGGAGACATAACCAACGTCTTCAAGCAGATAGCCGTTGCCGTCGGTCAGGGAGCGATAGCTGCAAACTCCGCCAAGGAGTTTCTCGATGAATGGAAGAGCAAGAACGGGGAGTGATTTCTGCTCCTCTATTAATTTTGTGGGGTTGAAATGCCGAGCCATAAACTTCATCGAAAATGGGCAGAACAATGCGGCATAGACGGTGAGATTGCCCACGAAGTTGATATACTCATAGATGACATGAGACATCATGACGCGGTAAAGATCATGATAACCAACATGATTGCCCTTGAAGCCACAGTGGGACTTCTCCGGGGCGAAAACCCAGAGGACGTAAAGAGACAGCTTGTGACCCTCTCAAAGTTCTTCCCGCGTGACGTTAGGAAATATGCGGAGAACCTCTTTACGCCCCTTGACCCTCCGGGGCTAATCGTCATCAGGGAGATTTATGAAAAGTACGGGACGGAAGGCCTGCAGGCGGCTGTACTTCATGTCGTTCTTGATTACATCGAACAGCTTTATCTCAGGGGATACGATGAGGAAAGAATAGCGGAGGCATTAAACTCTGGAAAGAGGGAAAGGATCAGATACCTCCTCGAAGAGGCAGGGCTTGAGGATTGCATCTACGACCATCTGGACGAAATACTCGGGGACATAAAAGCTTCAAAACCCCCGTCCAAGAATCTCACCAAGGATTTAGAGCAACACAGGGAAATCGTTAGGGCGCTGAGTGAGAACGGAGTTAAGGCCATCGTGGTCGAAGGAAAGCCCTATTCCCCCGCAACGGGTGTTAGAAAGGTGAAATCCCTCCTGCGTAAAAAGGGAATGATAGCGGTTGGTCTCGTGTATAAGGATGGAGTGTTCAGGGAAAGAACAATAGGGAGCCTCCCCACGGGGATTTTCCACAACGAGTATATTGGAGACGTGTCCCTATCTGAAATAGCAAGCTGGGGCATGGAAATCGCTCTGAAGACCGGCAGGGGTGGCAGGAAAACCCTCTACCTCTACAGAAAAAGGTGGATAAAAAGCCTTGAAGAGCTCCTCTGAGGTCATTCATCCATAGCCTCAAGTATCGTCTTCATCAGCTCCCTGTCGGGGTTGCCGTAAACGAAGGTTGAGAGGATGTAATTCATTTCATCCCTGCTCAGCCCGAAGGCGTCCCTCGCTATGGCCGCCTCAAGCTCCGCCCTCAGCTCCCTTCTCTTGTCTTCGTCGGTGATCTCCTTCGAGCTTATTCCGAGTTCCCTTGCCATATCGTCATAGTGGCCTTTTCTGTAGAGCAGTTTAAAAGCTGTCTCCCCTATCCTCTTCTTCAGCCCCGGCTCGACCTCGGGAATCGGAAGTTCGTAGATGTAGAACATGTTGAGGTTGGCCGAAACGCGCTGTCTTATGTAGTAGTCGAGGGTGAAGCTGTTGAGGAGAGCCATGAGATAGACCACGTCCTCGTATGGAATTCTCTCCTGGACTATCTTGCCGTCCCTGATGGCATAGCGGAAGGGCTTGAAGTAATTGAGCGAGTTTCCTGTGAAAACTTTCTTCGGCAGAACCGTGCTAATTAGGGTTCTCTCATTTGTTGAGCTTGCTATCGCCCTGTAGGCGAGCCTGTGCTCTTCATAATCGAGCTTGAAGTTTCCGTTCTCAAAGCCCTCTTTGGCCACCCCGTAGTTCTCGTTTATAAACTCCCTAAGCTCCCTACCCTTTAGTCCGAGTCTCCCTCCCTCGGCCTTCAGGAACTTCTTCACCCTGCTCAGTTCCTTGCTCAGGAGCCTCTCCCTTCCCTTCTCTTCCTCAACCCAGTAGCGTGGCTCGCTGAAAAACGGCTCGTACTGGTGTATCATCTTACCCTCGTAGAGGATGAGGCCCTTGCGGGAGGTGTTGAAGAGGTCGTTGTCGTTGGTCATATGGAACTCGCTCTTTATGTCCCAGCCGTGCTCTCTGAGGAGCTTCCAGTCCCCGCGTATCTTCTGAACAAGCCTAAAGTCCTCCTTTCTCCTGAACTCTGTGACGCCTAAGACACCTGGGGAGAGCTTCGGGATGAGTTCCAAGGGATATTCAAAGGCCGTCTCGTTAATGAAGTCCTCGAAGGTTCCGCCGTTCGTCTCGACCCATTCCTCATAATCTTTCCTCGTTACGTAGAACGCCGCCCCGAAGGGCTTATCGCACCTCTCCTTCGTGAAGAAGACGATGTCAAACTTGAAGCGGCTGTCAACGTCCTTAAACCACCCGTTACCGCGGTTCTCAAAGGAGACCAGCTCCCTGAGGCAGTACTTATCAAAAATCTCCTTCCTGAGGGGCATCGCACCCTCGTCCGTGTGGAAGTTCGAGGGGATAAGAAGGTTAACGGCTCCCTTTGAAAGCTCCATTGCCCTCTCAATGAAGACCTTCTGGTAGGAGAGGTCACCCTTGCCGTAGAGCCTGTATCTTGAGCGTATGAACTCGGAGAGTTTTTTGATGCTCTCCTCATACTCCTCCCAGAGCCTTTTAACGTTCGGGTCTTTGAGCTTCTCCTTAAAGAGTCTCTTGAACTTCGGTCCCTCTATGCTGAACTTGCTGACCTCTCCGAATATCTCCGGGTGCATTGCCGCGAACTCCTTGGACTGCGGCTTGATGTTCTCCCACGGAGGGTTTCCAATGACACCGTGGAAGCCCCGCTCCTCCTTTGGCAATGGGTTGCCGTTCTCATCGAAGTAGAGGAAGAAGAACTCCAGGGGATAGAAGAGAGGCTTCTCGAAGTCCCAGCCCCTCTCCTTCATAGCCTCAACGAGCCTCTCACGTATCCGGGTCTTGATGTCTTCTATCCCCTCAAGGACTTCGGGATTGAGCGGGTTTCCAAGGTATTCCTTTCTCTTCTCCCAAAGGGCCTTTATCTCATCCTTGAACTCACTCATCAGCTCGACGACTTCATCGTCTGGCAGGGAGACTATTGAGTTCCCGTTTACCAGGTTCATTTCAAGGTCTGGGAGGATGTGCCCGCTTTCCTTTAGGTTGGTGTAGCGGAAATCCACAGGGTAGAGCCTCACGGCCTCCTTCCACAGGTTCACTTTGGCGACGTCTATTGCCCTCTCGTCGAGGTCAACGCCGTAGATGTGGCGGAGAATTATGAGGGATATGAGCTTTCTCCTGTGCTCGTTTCTATCAAAGCCGAGGAAATCCCTTATCTTCCTTATGGCTTCCTTCCGCTTCTTTATGTCATCCGGCTCGCTCAGGATGTTGCTCATATCGGTGGCCCACCGCGTTTTCTCTTCGATCTCGTCGTAGACCCTGTAAATTTCGCGCAGAACCTTTATGAGGAACGAGCCGGAACCGCAGGCCGGGTCTATTACGGCTATCTCCGTCAGCCTCTTGGCAAGCTCCCAGGCCCTATTTTCATCAAAATCGGCCGATCCCAGAACCTCAAGCAATTCACCCTTTACAGAACTAAAGAGCTCTTCAACGAGCCTCTTCGCCATGTACTTTGTTATCTCCTTTGGGGTGTAGTATATACCCTGCTGCTTCCGTCTCTCGGCCAAAAACGTCTCGTAGGCTTTTCCGAATATGTCCTCGTCTATCTGCCTGAAGTTGTAGTAGAGAAGTCCGCGCTGGAACATCCCACCCCAGCCTTTGAGGCCGAGGATGAGTTTGAGCCGCTTATCAAAGCTCTTTATGCTCTCCTCATCCCCCTCAAGGTAATCAAAAACGGACTTCTGGAAAAGCTCGGTGTCGTAATAGAGGTAGAACCACTCGTCCACGTCATCAAAGAAAACCTCAAGGACTTT
This is a stretch of genomic DNA from Thermococcus sp. Bubb.Bath. It encodes these proteins:
- the trxB gene encoding thioredoxin-disulfide reductase, which produces MFSLGGFSKGSDYENKTWDVLIIGAGPAGFTAAIYVARYGLETLIISKDLGGNMALTDLIENYPGFPDGISGSELTNRMHEHVKKLGVDVVFDEVERVDPAECAYYEGPCKFTVKTANGKEYRGRTIIITVGAAPRKLHVPGEEEFTGRGVSYCATCDGPLFKGKRVIVVGGGNTAVQEALYLKSIGVDVTLVHRRDQFRADKILQDRFAESGIPTILNTVVMEIKGNGKVEAVKLKNRVTGEETEMAVEGVFIFIGYEPKTDFVKHLGITDEYGYIPVDMYMRTKVPGIFAAGDITNVFKQIAVAVGQGAIAANSAKEFLDEWKSKNGE
- a CDS encoding Eco57I restriction-modification methylase domain-containing protein encodes the protein MVTLVGIDKRAIHDYLHDLKVLTSVDVKLTPMVISEVSEKLRTSNAKKYLELLPHSKPEVLLSEFLFKPILDIAGAEWGPEIRLDDRGWVDYVFKKGATNPVAVELKAMHKVSGKRVRMEEIYRKLREEFELTKENQIVKYLRSGVVDYVVLTNLEEVYYFNREAVIDFEPFHRESFEEFIADLINIEDLWEVARRKEDKVPKQNLDKEFFEDLRGWHRALLKLKWKTENPSEAIVHLINKFIFIRTLEDYGLIPFRFVRDAYEEAERKWSPKGPIKVLEVFFDDVDEWFYLYYDTELFQKSVFDYLEGDEESIKSFDKRLKLILGLKGWGGMFQRGLLYYNFRQIDEDIFGKAYETFLAERRKQQGIYYTPKEITKYMAKRLVEELFSSVKGELLEVLGSADFDENRAWELAKRLTEIAVIDPACGSGSFLIKVLREIYRVYDEIEEKTRWATDMSNILSEPDDIKKRKEAIRKIRDFLGFDRNEHRRKLISLIILRHIYGVDLDERAIDVAKVNLWKEAVRLYPVDFRYTNLKESGHILPDLEMNLVNGNSIVSLPDDEVVELMSEFKDEIKALWEKRKEYLGNPLNPEVLEGIEDIKTRIRERLVEAMKERGWDFEKPLFYPLEFFFLYFDENGNPLPKEERGFHGVIGNPPWENIKPQSKEFAAMHPEIFGEVSKFSIEGPKFKRLFKEKLKDPNVKRLWEEYEESIKKLSEFIRSRYRLYGKGDLSYQKVFIERAMELSKGAVNLLIPSNFHTDEGAMPLRKEIFDKYCLRELVSFENRGNGWFKDVDSRFKFDIVFFTKERCDKPFGAAFYVTRKDYEEWVETNGGTFEDFINETAFEYPLELIPKLSPGVLGVTEFRRKEDFRLVQKIRGDWKLLREHGWDIKSEFHMTNDNDLFNTSRKGLILYEGKMIHQYEPFFSEPRYWVEEEKGRERLLSKELSRVKKFLKAEGGRLGLKGRELREFINENYGVAKEGFENGNFKLDYEEHRLAYRAIASSTNERTLISTVLPKKVFTGNSLNYFKPFRYAIRDGKIVQERIPYEDVVYLMALLNSFTLDYYIRQRVSANLNMFYIYELPIPEVEPGLKKRIGETAFKLLYRKGHYDDMARELGISSKEITDEDKRRELRAELEAAIARDAFGLSRDEMNYILSTFVYGNPDRELMKTILEAMDE